TGACCAATAATCACTTTTGAACATGAAATCAGACTGTATGCGCCTATGTCTGTGGCTGGTGATTTGATATCCACCCAGTTTTATCAGCTCCCTAAGGGAGTCAAATCCCGCAGGCTGTCATCACCTGCATGATTTGCGCCTTGATCAATTGGTTCACATCCGGCGCCACAGCAAGAACCCCCCGGGAGATCAATACAATCCCGGCAAGCAGCCCCACCGGAGTGATCAGATTGTTCAACCGATGGGACAACCCAGGCACATAGTGGGAGACGAAGCGAAAAGCCGCCAGTATGGGCAATGTGCCTAATCCGAATAAAATCATATAGAAAAAAGCTCCCGTCAATCCCCCCGAAAGGAGTGCTCCGGCAGCAGCCAGATAGACCAAACCACAAGGCAGGGCGCCGTTGAGGAGCCCGGCAGCAAACCAACGCATGCGTGTGCTGAAATACTTGGTTAGCACATTTTTCAAAGACTGAAAAAACCATGAGCGGTGATAGGCCCCTTCTATCCTGGTTCTGATTCTGGGAAAGAGGTAAACTACAAGAATGGTGGCACCAAGGAGGATGGACAGATATTGCTGCACCTCGAAAAACCGCACAGAAAAGCCTAACAATCCGAATATGGCTCCAATAAAACCATAGAAAAGAAGTCTGCCCGAGTGATACAAACCAAAGGAAATAAACGTATTCTTTCCATTCGTACCGGTAAAGGTGAGCATCAGTGGCCCACACATGGCCACACAGTGAACGCTCCCAAATAGCCCGATCACAAACGCCGCGATCATCTAATGAATATTCCTTCTTCCTGAAAATAGCCTACCCCGCCACTGGTCCATGTGAGCTTCACCTTATACCGTCCCTTGGTTAATTCCTCTCCAAAGATGGTCTGCTGTCTTTTCTCATTGAGTGAGATACTGAAGCTCCGATCAAAAATAGATCTGGATGGATGATAAAAGTGAATTTCTCCCTTCGCTCCTGAAAACTCCTGAGGAAAGCTAAAAACCACACTCCTACCCTCCTGAGTGATCGAAACCTTTGCTCCACTTTGAGCCAGATTAATGTGTTCCTGGATCCGCTCCTGATAGACGAGCTCATCCTGATAATAGGTATCAGATACCAGATCAAAATCCTGCTGAAATGCTGCTACCACAATGGAGCTGATAAATCCACAAAACAGCACGAATGCCAACACTATACTTTTTCCCCAATTCCATTTCATAACTTTTTCATTTAATTAGTTCAGGAAGGCCCCAAAAATCTTGTCGTTACCGTTTCTAATAATTTTCCGTCTGAAAACACACCCACTTCAACTGAAGTGCTTAGTCCATCCAACTCTTCGGGATTTATAATGATAAAAAATGCACCCGCTTCCATGCCCTGCTTCCTGAGCACAATATCCTCACCCACCATTTCTATTCTTCCTGAAGGCTCCATTAGTTCCAATTTCACCGGATAAATGTTATTCGATTTGTTAAGCATTTTTAGCTGATACAAGTTAGAAATGGCACCATCTGGTCGTTCCTGATACATCATGCCCGGTGTGCGCAGGATGGTGGTCTCAAGGTCCGAACGGATCATCAACAAGGTCACCAACACTCCCATCAGTGCCAGCAATACCAGGGAGTATGCCCGCATTCTTCCCGTAAACACGAAGGGGGTCTTTGTCTCAATATGATCCTCCGAATCATACCTCACCAACCCTTTAGGCTTACCGATAGCATCCATAATGGAGTCACAGGCATCCATACACGCCGTGCAGTTCACACACTCCAGCTGAGTCCCGTTTCTGATATCTATGCCCGTGGGGCACACATACACACATTGCTTACAGTCTATGCAGTCTCCCTTATCCAGTGCCTCCCTGTCTTCTCCCTTTCGGTATTTACCCCTGGTTTCGCCACGCTGATAGTCATAGGCCACCACTATACTCTTGCGATCCAATAACACGCCCTGCAGCCTGCCATATGGGCATATGGTGGTGCACACCTGCTCCCGCAAGCGACTGAAAACCCCGTAAAACATTCCCGTAAGTGCCACCATCACCACAAAAGCCACTGGCTCTTCTGCAGGCCCGCTTTGGATCAGCAGCCAGGTCTGATCCACCCCAATGATATAGGCCATGAAGGTGTGCATGATCACTGTACTGATGGCCAGAAAAACGAAGTGCTTACTCCCTTTTTTCCAAATCCTTTCAACATCCCAGGCCTGGCGATCCAGCTTCTTTTGCTTCATATAATCGCCCTCTATCCAATACTCCACCCGACGAAAAACCCATTCCATAAAAATGGTCTGCGGACACAGCCAACCACAAAAAATCCGACCGAAAACGATGGTAAACAGGATGATAAAAACCACAGTGGTGATCATTCCGATCACGGCCAGATGAAAATCCTGAGGCCAAAAAACCTGACCGAAAATAACGAACTTCCGCTCCAGGATATTCATCAAAAGGAGTGGCTCTCCATCTATACTGATAAAGGGACCAGCCAAAAGAAATACCAGCAGCAGTATACTAACCAGCATACGGTAATTGGTGAATTTCCCTTTGGGCTTTTTGGGATAGACCCACACCCGTTTACCAGCCTCATCCACGGTAGAAATGTGGTCTCGATAAGAGGCCTCTTCTTCTTGTTCTTTATATAAATCGGTGATATCGGGTGTCATATCAGCTGCCGGCAGTGGCCACCTTTACACTATCCAATGGAACACTCGCCTCCCGCTCAAAAAGCTCACCCTGAGGCGCTTTAGCGTTGGGTGGATTGGTGCCCTCCAGAGTATACACATAGCTGGAAATTTGCTGCATCTCCTTCGGACTTAGCTGAGCCTGCCATGAAATCATCCCTTTCGACGGCACACCATATTTGATGGTCTTGAAAATGGATTGAACATCACCCCCATGAATCCAATACTGATCCGCAAGATTGGGCCCTACACCACCTTCACCCAGCTGCCCATGACATGCTGCACACTTCGACACAAACAGGTCCTGCCCCACAGCAAGATCTTCCGATGCATTGAGCATGGTCACTGAGGATTCGTCAATAAGATTATCCAGGGACGCCAGATACATTTCCACCTCCGCATTGGCCAACTCCATCTCGGTGTAATATTCCTCGTCCTGCAGGGCGCCAGTTCCCAATACATGAAAATGGAGTATGTAGGCGACAGAGATAATAATGGTGAGATAAAAACCATAAAGCCACCATGGTGGAAGTTTGTTGTCCAGCTCCCTGATTCCGTCATAGGAGTGGTCGGTCATTACCGTAGCTTCTTCCTCCAAAGGCACAGCATTATTCAACCTATGCCATATGCGGCTCCAGAATCCCTCGGCGGGCACTACCGGAGCAGACTGGTGCTTGGCTCCCATGATGGCCGACAAAGCATACAGGGAAGTGTAGAGCGCCAAAAGCGCTACCACAACCACCAGTGCCCCTACGGTCAGCACGATTTCCACCTGATATAAGGTATAAAAATCTGAAGCAGTATCCTGTGCCTGCACCATCACCGGCCCGCCCAGTATGGAGAGGAGTATCAATACGGATTTAGAGTAGTTCATCGCTTTCATCGTTTATATTCAGTGGTATCCTGGAGATTTCATCTATTTGCTTTCTGTTTGACCTAAGGACGTAAATAAAAAGCCCCAGGAAAAAAACGAAGAAAATGATCAGTGAGATCAGGGGGAATACTTCAATTCCCGCAATGGTCTCCATATGGTGTTTTACAAATTTTAGCATGATTACTGTTCGTTTTTGGTTTCACCAATGTTCTTAATATCTGTACCCACCCGTTGCAAATAAGCAATTAGCGCCACTATTTCTTTGTCAGGAACTACCCTGACTCCCTGAGTCGCCAGGTCATCCGAGATGGATTTGGCTTGCTGCTCAGCATCTGCTACGGCTTCATCCTGAAAGCCTTCGGCGTATGGCACTCCCAGCGTCTGCATCGCGGTGATCTTTTTAGGGAGGAGTTCTTTTTCCCAGTCTTGCTCAAAGAGCCATGGATAAGGTGGCATAATAGAACCCGGAGACATACTCGCGGGATCCAGCATGTGGTAGTAATGCCAGCTGTTGGGATATTTACCACCGACTCTCAGGAGATCCGGCCCGGTACGCTTAGACCCCCACTGAAACGGGTGGTCATAAACAAACTCTCCCGCTTTGGCATACTCACCATACCGCTCGGTTTCTGATCGGAAAGGCCTCACCATCTGAGAGTGACAGGTATAACAGCCCTCACGTACATAGATGTCCCTACCATTCAGTTCCAATGGGGTGTAGGGCTTCACACTTGTGATGGTGGGCACATTGGATTGCACCAAAAATGTAGGAACAATCTCGATAATCCCCCCGATAGCCACTGCCACAAGGCTCCATACCAGCAGGGTAATAGGCCTCCATTCAAAAATTCGTCTGTGCCAATGTTCGGATTTCGCAGGACGGTAATTTTTCGTAAGTGGGGCTGCCTCAGCCTTTGTTTCTCTTATGAACGTACCAGCCTGAGCGGTTTTTATCAGGTTATAAACCATCACAAAAACCCCTGTCAGGTACAGGGCACCACCAAATGCCCGCAGCATATACATAGGCATGATCTGAGTCACAGTCTCCAGGAAGTTGCTATAGACCAGGGTGCCTTCCGGTGCAAACTGCTTCCACATGAGGCTTTGCACAAAGCCTGCCCAGTACATAGGAAGGGTGTAGAAGATAATGCCCATGGTTCCTACCCAGAAGTGTACATTGGCAAGTTTTTTAGAAAACAACTGCGTACCGTACAACCGGGGAATGAGGTAATA
This Marinoscillum sp. 108 DNA region includes the following protein-coding sequences:
- a CDS encoding cbb3-type cytochrome c oxidase subunit 3, which codes for MLKFVKHHMETIAGIEVFPLISLIIFFVFFLGLFIYVLRSNRKQIDEISRIPLNINDESDELL
- a CDS encoding FixH family protein, coding for MKWNWGKSIVLAFVLFCGFISSIVVAAFQQDFDLVSDTYYQDELVYQERIQEHINLAQSGAKVSITQEGRSVVFSFPQEFSGAKGEIHFYHPSRSIFDRSFSISLNEKRQQTIFGEELTKGRYKVKLTWTSGGVGYFQEEGIFIR
- a CDS encoding sulfite exporter TauE/SafE family protein, whose product is MIAAFVIGLFGSVHCVAMCGPLMLTFTGTNGKNTFISFGLYHSGRLLFYGFIGAIFGLLGFSVRFFEVQQYLSILLGATILVVYLFPRIRTRIEGAYHRSWFFQSLKNVLTKYFSTRMRWFAAGLLNGALPCGLVYLAAAGALLSGGLTGAFFYMILFGLGTLPILAAFRFVSHYVPGLSHRLNNLITPVGLLAGIVLISRGVLAVAPDVNQLIKAQIMQVMTACGI
- the ccoG gene encoding cytochrome c oxidase accessory protein CcoG is translated as MTPDITDLYKEQEEEASYRDHISTVDEAGKRVWVYPKKPKGKFTNYRMLVSILLLVFLLAGPFISIDGEPLLLMNILERKFVIFGQVFWPQDFHLAVIGMITTVVFIILFTIVFGRIFCGWLCPQTIFMEWVFRRVEYWIEGDYMKQKKLDRQAWDVERIWKKGSKHFVFLAISTVIMHTFMAYIIGVDQTWLLIQSGPAEEPVAFVVMVALTGMFYGVFSRLREQVCTTICPYGRLQGVLLDRKSIVVAYDYQRGETRGKYRKGEDREALDKGDCIDCKQCVYVCPTGIDIRNGTQLECVNCTACMDACDSIMDAIGKPKGLVRYDSEDHIETKTPFVFTGRMRAYSLVLLALMGVLVTLLMIRSDLETTILRTPGMMYQERPDGAISNLYQLKMLNKSNNIYPVKLELMEPSGRIEMVGEDIVLRKQGMEAGAFFIIINPEELDGLSTSVEVGVFSDGKLLETVTTRFLGPS
- a CDS encoding cbb3-type cytochrome c oxidase N-terminal domain-containing protein — encoded protein: MNYSKSVLILLSILGGPVMVQAQDTASDFYTLYQVEIVLTVGALVVVVALLALYTSLYALSAIMGAKHQSAPVVPAEGFWSRIWHRLNNAVPLEEEATVMTDHSYDGIRELDNKLPPWWLYGFYLTIIISVAYILHFHVLGTGALQDEEYYTEMELANAEVEMYLASLDNLIDESSVTMLNASEDLAVGQDLFVSKCAACHGQLGEGGVGPNLADQYWIHGGDVQSIFKTIKYGVPSKGMISWQAQLSPKEMQQISSYVYTLEGTNPPNAKAPQGELFEREASVPLDSVKVATAGS